From the Streptomyces pluripotens genome, one window contains:
- a CDS encoding glutamate-1-semialdehyde 2,1-aminomutase, which yields MNDKATEAAEAAAELLLPRSRRANERLHAVIPGGAHTYAKGDDQYPEDLAPVISHGRGAHVWDIDGNRYVEYGSGLRSVSLGHAHPRVIEAVRQELDRGSNFVRPSILEVEAAERFLTTVPTAEMVKFAKNGSDATTAAVRLARAATGRPRVALCADHPFFSVDDWFIGTTPMSAGVPEATNNLTLTFPYGDLAATEALLTRYRGEVACLILEPATHTGSSPSSHLRSSKADPTTEYLAGLRELADRHGCVLVFDEMITGFRWSEAGAQGLYGVAPDLSTFGKALGNGFAVSALAGRRELMEQGGLRHSGDRVFLLSTTHGAETHSLAAMMAVLTTYAEEGVTARLHALGERLAAGVREAAAGMGVGDHVIVRGRASNLVFATLDENRQPSQQFRTLFLRRLLAGGVLAPSFVVSSALSEADIDHTVDVVAQACAVYRKALDAADPTPWLGGRPVKPVFRRLA from the coding sequence GTGAACGACAAAGCCACCGAAGCCGCCGAAGCCGCCGCAGAGTTGCTCCTGCCCCGGTCGCGGAGGGCGAACGAGCGGCTGCACGCCGTGATCCCCGGGGGCGCACACACCTACGCCAAGGGCGATGACCAGTACCCCGAGGACCTGGCGCCGGTCATCAGCCACGGCCGCGGTGCCCACGTGTGGGACATCGACGGCAACCGCTACGTCGAGTACGGCTCCGGTCTACGATCGGTCAGCCTCGGCCACGCCCACCCCCGCGTGATCGAGGCGGTGCGGCAGGAACTCGACCGTGGCAGCAACTTCGTCCGGCCGTCCATCCTGGAGGTCGAAGCCGCGGAACGCTTCCTGACCACGGTGCCGACCGCCGAGATGGTGAAGTTCGCGAAGAACGGCTCCGACGCCACCACCGCTGCGGTGCGCCTCGCCCGCGCCGCCACCGGGCGCCCGCGGGTGGCCCTCTGCGCCGACCATCCGTTCTTCTCCGTCGACGACTGGTTCATCGGCACCACGCCGATGTCCGCCGGTGTTCCGGAGGCGACCAACAACCTCACCCTGACTTTCCCTTACGGCGACCTGGCCGCCACGGAGGCGCTGCTCACCCGGTACCGGGGCGAGGTCGCCTGCCTGATCCTCGAACCCGCCACCCACACCGGATCCTCCCCAAGCTCTCACCTTCGTTCGAGCAAGGCAGACCCCACCACCGAGTACCTCGCCGGACTACGTGAGCTGGCCGACCGCCACGGCTGCGTACTGGTCTTCGACGAGATGATCACCGGCTTCCGCTGGTCCGAGGCGGGCGCCCAGGGCCTGTACGGCGTCGCCCCCGACCTCTCCACGTTCGGCAAGGCGCTGGGCAACGGATTCGCCGTCTCCGCGCTGGCCGGGCGCCGCGAACTGATGGAACAGGGCGGACTGCGTCACTCCGGCGACCGGGTGTTCCTGCTGTCCACCACACACGGTGCGGAAACGCACTCCCTGGCAGCGATGATGGCCGTGCTCACCACCTACGCCGAAGAGGGCGTCACCGCGCGGCTGCACGCCCTCGGCGAGCGGTTGGCCGCCGGTGTCCGCGAAGCCGCGGCCGGTATGGGAGTCGGCGACCACGTCATCGTCCGGGGCCGAGCGAGCAACCTGGTCTTCGCCACCCTCGACGAGAACCGGCAGCCGTCGCAGCAGTTCCGCACGCTGTTCCTGCGCCGACTCCTCGCGGGCGGGGTGCTGGCCCCGTCGTTCGTGGTGAGCAGCGCGCTCAGCGAGGCCGACATCGACCACACCGTCGATGTGGTGGCCCAGGCGTGTGCGGTCTACCGGAAGGCACTGGACGCCGCCGACCCCACCCCCTGGCTGGGCGGACGACCGGTGAAGCCCGTGTTCCGCCGCCTGGCTTGA
- the rfbC gene encoding dTDP-4-dehydrorhamnose 3,5-epimerase gives MKALDVPAIAGAYLFEPTPYADERGFFCRTFDADVVRSVGLDPDAFVQDSLSRSVRGVLRGLHLRSGAGEAKLVRCSYGRIFDVVVDLRTDSPTYRNQAYFTLSDETQVTLYVPAGCAHGFQALTETADVSYRIDRPHDPAEDVTIAFDDPELAVPWPLPVTSMSQRDREAPSLAEVLQRKES, from the coding sequence ATGAAAGCGCTCGACGTCCCGGCGATCGCCGGCGCGTACCTGTTCGAGCCGACGCCGTACGCCGACGAGCGCGGCTTCTTCTGCCGCACCTTCGACGCCGACGTGGTCCGTTCGGTGGGCCTCGACCCGGACGCCTTCGTCCAGGACAGCCTGTCCCGCTCGGTCCGTGGAGTGCTGCGCGGCCTGCACCTGCGCTCCGGCGCCGGCGAGGCCAAGCTGGTGCGGTGCTCGTACGGGAGGATCTTCGACGTCGTCGTGGACCTGCGGACGGACTCGCCGACCTACCGCAACCAGGCGTATTTCACGCTGTCCGACGAGACGCAGGTGACCCTGTACGTCCCGGCGGGGTGCGCGCACGGCTTCCAGGCTCTGACCGAAACCGCCGACGTCTCGTACCGGATCGACCGCCCGCACGATCCGGCCGAGGACGTGACGATCGCCTTCGACGACCCGGAGCTCGCCGTTCCCTGGCCGCTGCCGGTCACATCGATGTCCCAGCGGGACCGCGAGGCGCCGAGCCTCGCCGAGGTTCTGCAGCGAAAAGAGAGTTGA
- a CDS encoding polysaccharide pyruvyl transferase family protein gives MTSANETPVRVGVFGLLGSGNLGNDGSLEAVLGYLRTAHPEAVVDALCGGPEVVTTRYRIPATRLHWYRGEYRTASRAGAIAAKGLGKLVDAVRTAAWVRRHDVVIVPGMGVLEATLPLRPWGFPYSLFLLCATARLFGTRVALVSVGAAAIGDRPTRALVRWSARLATYRSYRDALSRDAMREMGVDTTRDEVYPDLAFALPTVPANAPSGPPGPVCVGVMAFHGGNDDRARAQEIHRRYLDGTIRFVRALVADGRPIRLLTGDGCDEPVVAAILDAVDSPLVTAAEAASLADLMKEAAAADTVVATRYHNLVCALKVGTPTLALSYAAKSDALMARMGLEAYCHPAREVDADRLLEQFRALEKRSAELRRTLAERNLAATRHLERQFNTLTAALFPAAGHAHTHALREAP, from the coding sequence ATGACGTCCGCGAACGAGACTCCGGTGCGCGTCGGGGTGTTCGGCCTGCTCGGCTCCGGCAACCTCGGCAACGACGGGTCGCTGGAGGCCGTGCTCGGCTACCTCCGCACCGCACACCCGGAGGCGGTCGTGGACGCGCTGTGCGGCGGACCCGAGGTCGTCACGACCCGGTACCGGATCCCCGCGACGCGGCTGCACTGGTACCGCGGGGAGTACCGGACGGCGTCGCGGGCGGGCGCGATCGCGGCGAAGGGTCTGGGCAAACTCGTCGACGCCGTCCGCACCGCTGCCTGGGTACGCCGGCACGACGTGGTGATCGTGCCGGGCATGGGCGTCCTGGAGGCCACGCTACCGCTGCGGCCGTGGGGCTTCCCGTACTCGCTGTTCCTGCTCTGCGCGACCGCCCGGCTGTTCGGCACCCGGGTGGCGCTGGTCAGCGTCGGTGCCGCCGCGATCGGCGACCGGCCGACCCGAGCACTGGTGCGCTGGTCGGCGCGGCTGGCCACCTACCGGTCGTACCGGGACGCCCTGTCCCGCGACGCGATGCGGGAGATGGGCGTGGACACCACGCGCGACGAGGTCTACCCGGACCTCGCCTTCGCCCTGCCGACGGTGCCGGCGAACGCGCCCTCCGGCCCGCCGGGCCCGGTTTGCGTCGGTGTCATGGCCTTCCACGGCGGCAACGACGACCGTGCCCGGGCCCAGGAGATCCACCGGCGCTACCTCGACGGGACGATCCGCTTCGTCCGCGCGCTGGTCGCGGACGGCAGGCCGATCCGGCTGCTCACCGGCGACGGGTGCGACGAGCCGGTGGTCGCCGCGATCCTCGACGCGGTGGACTCGCCGCTGGTCACCGCTGCCGAGGCGGCCTCGCTGGCCGACCTGATGAAGGAGGCGGCGGCTGCCGACACCGTGGTGGCGACCCGCTACCACAACCTGGTCTGCGCGCTGAAGGTCGGCACGCCGACGCTCGCGCTCAGCTATGCGGCGAAGAGCGACGCGCTCATGGCCCGGATGGGGCTGGAAGCGTACTGCCACCCGGCTCGTGAGGTCGACGCCGACCGGCTGCTGGAGCAGTTCCGGGCGCTGGAGAAGCGATCGGCGGAGCTGCGGCGGACCCTCGCCGAGCGGAACCTGGCCGCCACTCGCCACCTCGAACGCCAGTTCAACACTTTGACCGCGGCCCTCTTCCCGGCGGCCGGCCACGCCCACACCCATGCCCTGCGGGAGGCTCCATGA
- a CDS encoding glycosyltransferase family 2 protein: protein MTTPPRLSIGLPVYNGEEYLAESLDALLGQTYEDFELVISDNASTDGTQDICRRYAARDSRIRYLRLPRNIGAAPNHNYVFTECRGELFKWASHDDLYARDLLRRCVQALDERPDVVLAHSGQAVIDGDSQVKVPYAYGLATDSPHAPERFRSLLFEPGGDDFYGVMRADVLRRVKPHDSYHHADRTFVAEITLHGRFHQVPELLYFRRDHPTRAERANPSKRSRCVNLDPRRAGPLHPTPRLLAEYVWGFVTAIQRAPLSPADRRACHRHLLAWMASRVRPGAGERVEDRAPVDPSLHTVSVDALVAGREGRPA, encoded by the coding sequence ATGACCACCCCGCCCCGGTTGAGCATCGGCCTGCCCGTGTACAACGGCGAGGAGTACCTCGCCGAGTCGCTCGACGCCCTGCTCGGCCAGACCTACGAGGACTTCGAGCTGGTCATCTCCGACAACGCCTCGACCGACGGGACCCAGGACATCTGCCGCCGGTACGCCGCACGGGACTCGCGCATCCGGTACCTCCGGTTGCCCCGGAACATCGGCGCTGCGCCGAACCACAATTACGTGTTCACCGAGTGCCGCGGCGAACTGTTCAAGTGGGCCTCGCACGACGACCTGTACGCCCGGGACCTGCTGCGGCGCTGCGTCCAGGCGCTGGACGAGCGGCCGGACGTGGTCCTCGCGCACAGCGGCCAGGCGGTCATCGACGGCGACAGCCAGGTGAAGGTCCCGTACGCGTACGGGCTCGCCACCGACTCGCCGCACGCGCCGGAGCGCTTCCGCAGCCTGCTGTTCGAGCCCGGCGGCGACGACTTCTACGGGGTGATGCGGGCCGACGTGCTGCGCCGGGTGAAGCCGCACGACAGCTACCACCACGCGGACCGCACGTTCGTCGCCGAGATCACCCTGCACGGGCGCTTCCACCAGGTGCCGGAACTGCTGTACTTCCGCCGCGACCACCCCACCCGCGCCGAGCGGGCGAACCCCAGCAAGCGCTCCCGCTGCGTCAACCTGGACCCGCGCCGGGCAGGCCCGCTGCACCCGACGCCCCGGCTGCTCGCCGAGTACGTCTGGGGCTTCGTGACGGCGATCCAGCGGGCGCCGTTGTCCCCCGCCGACCGGCGCGCGTGCCACCGCCACCTTCTCGCGTGGATGGCCAGCCGGGTGCGACCGGGCGCCGGCGAGCGGGTCGAGGACCGCGCCCCGGTCGACCCGTCCTTGCACACGGTCTCCGTCGACGCCCTCGTCGCCGGCCGCGAGGGGAGGCCGGCATGA
- a CDS encoding DUF4910 domain-containing protein — protein sequence MSAAGEEMYALVERLYPLCRSITGDGVRATLEIIDEYVPLQVHEVPTGTQVLDWTVPQEWNIRDAYIADTAGNRVVDFAASSLHVLGYSVPVSATMSLAELRGHLHTLPDHPTWVPYRTSYYKPEWGFCLAQETLDAMPDGEYEVRIDSTLADGHLTYAEHVVPGQVADEVIVSCHVCHPSLANDNLAGIAVATFLARALAEQTPWYTYRFLFAPGTIGAITWLARNAERVKGVSPAHGDTPARAKPSVGEEPGAGGRVKHGLVLACAGDPGRLTYKQSRRGDAEIDQVMRHVLLASERPHRVVEFTPYGYDERQFCSPGFDLGVGSLSRTPYAGYPEYHTSADNLDFVSPKAMADTLVLCREAFTVLDRNRRYVNLSPYGEPQLGRRGLYDSLGGRSDAKQAQMAMLWVLSLSDGEHSLLDVAERSGLPFDTVAAAADALHGAGLIKA from the coding sequence ATGAGCGCGGCCGGCGAAGAGATGTACGCGCTGGTGGAGCGGTTGTACCCGCTGTGCCGGAGCATCACCGGCGACGGAGTGCGCGCCACCCTGGAGATCATCGACGAGTACGTGCCGCTGCAGGTGCACGAGGTGCCGACCGGAACCCAGGTGCTCGACTGGACGGTGCCGCAGGAGTGGAACATCCGGGACGCGTACATCGCCGACACCGCCGGCAACCGGGTCGTCGACTTCGCCGCGTCCAGCCTGCACGTGCTCGGCTACAGCGTGCCGGTGTCGGCGACCATGTCGCTGGCCGAGCTGCGTGGGCACCTGCACACCCTGCCGGACCATCCGACCTGGGTGCCGTACCGCACCAGCTACTACAAGCCGGAGTGGGGCTTCTGCCTGGCCCAGGAGACCTTGGACGCCATGCCGGACGGCGAGTACGAGGTGCGCATCGACTCCACCCTCGCCGACGGCCACCTCACCTACGCCGAGCACGTGGTGCCCGGGCAGGTCGCCGACGAGGTGATCGTCTCCTGCCACGTCTGCCACCCGTCGCTGGCCAACGACAACCTGGCCGGCATCGCGGTGGCGACGTTCCTGGCCCGGGCGCTGGCGGAGCAGACACCGTGGTACACCTACCGGTTCCTGTTCGCACCCGGCACCATCGGGGCGATCACCTGGCTGGCCCGCAACGCGGAGCGGGTGAAGGGGGTATCCCCCGCTCATGGGGATACCCCCGCGCGAGCGAAGCCGAGCGTGGGGGAGGAGCCGGGGGCTGGGGGAAGGGTCAAGCACGGGCTGGTGCTGGCCTGCGCCGGTGACCCGGGCCGGCTGACGTACAAGCAGAGCAGGCGCGGCGATGCGGAGATCGACCAGGTGATGCGGCACGTGCTGCTCGCCTCCGAGCGCCCGCACCGGGTCGTCGAGTTCACTCCGTACGGCTACGATGAGCGGCAGTTCTGCTCGCCCGGGTTCGATCTCGGCGTGGGTTCGCTCAGCCGGACCCCGTACGCCGGCTACCCCGAGTACCACACCTCGGCCGACAACCTGGACTTCGTCTCCCCCAAGGCGATGGCAGACACGCTCGTCCTGTGCCGCGAGGCATTCACCGTGCTGGACCGCAACCGACGGTACGTCAACCTCAGCCCCTACGGCGAGCCACAGCTGGGCCGACGTGGCTTGTACGACTCGCTCGGCGGCCGCAGCGACGCGAAGCAGGCCCAGATGGCCATGCTCTGGGTGCTCAGCCTCTCCGACGGCGAGCACAGTCTGCTGGACGTCGCCGAGCGGTCCGGATTGCCGTTCGACACCGTCGCCGCCGCGGCCGACGCCCTGCACGGCGCCGGGCTGATCAAGGCATGA
- a CDS encoding NAD-dependent epimerase/dehydratase family protein, whose amino-acid sequence MRVLLTGHQGYLGTVMAPVLAAAGHEVVGLDAGLFADCVLGPPPADPPGTRVDLRDVTAEQVAGVDAVIHLAALSNDPLGALAPELTYDINHHASVRLARLARDAGVQRFLYASTCSVYGAAGGGDLVTEDAPLRPVTPYAESKVRVEDDLHALADGDFSPVFMRNATAFGYSPRLRADIVLNNLVGHALLSGEVLVLSDGTPWRPLVHAADIARAFAAALVAPRESVHDRAFNIGSEINNVTVAEIAEQVAEAVTDSRVVITGETGADPRSYRVDFSRFRAAVPGFDCEWTVKQGALELADAYRKYGLTREDFERRFTRLAVLRAASESGAVDDTLRRRR is encoded by the coding sequence TTGCGCGTACTGCTGACCGGGCACCAGGGCTATCTGGGCACCGTCATGGCCCCCGTACTCGCGGCCGCTGGGCACGAAGTCGTCGGGCTGGACGCCGGCCTGTTCGCCGACTGCGTGCTGGGCCCGCCGCCCGCGGACCCGCCGGGGACGCGGGTGGACCTGCGCGACGTCACGGCCGAACAGGTGGCCGGGGTGGACGCCGTGATCCATCTGGCCGCCCTGTCCAACGACCCCCTGGGGGCGCTGGCGCCGGAGCTCACCTACGACATCAACCACCACGCGTCCGTGCGGCTGGCCCGACTGGCCCGCGACGCCGGAGTGCAGCGCTTCCTGTACGCGTCGACCTGCTCGGTCTACGGCGCCGCCGGCGGCGGCGACCTGGTGACCGAGGACGCCCCGCTGCGCCCGGTGACACCGTACGCAGAGTCCAAGGTGCGGGTGGAGGACGACCTGCACGCGCTCGCCGACGGCGACTTCAGCCCGGTGTTCATGCGCAACGCCACCGCCTTCGGCTACTCGCCCCGGCTGCGCGCCGACATCGTGCTGAACAACCTGGTGGGCCACGCACTCCTGTCCGGCGAGGTGCTGGTGCTCTCCGACGGCACCCCCTGGCGCCCACTGGTGCACGCCGCCGACATCGCACGGGCCTTCGCGGCCGCACTGGTCGCGCCCCGCGAATCGGTGCACGACCGGGCGTTCAACATCGGCAGCGAGATCAACAACGTCACGGTCGCCGAGATCGCCGAGCAGGTCGCCGAGGCGGTCACCGACTCGCGGGTGGTGATCACCGGGGAGACCGGAGCCGATCCGCGGTCGTACCGGGTGGACTTCTCCCGGTTCCGCGCCGCGGTGCCCGGCTTCGACTGCGAGTGGACCGTGAAGCAGGGCGCCCTCGAACTCGCCGACGCCTACCGGAAATACGGGCTGACCCGGGAGGACTTCGAGCGACGCTTCACCCGGCTGGCCGTGCTGCGCGCGGCATCCGAATCCGGCGCCGTCGACGACACCCTGCGGCGGCGCCGATGA
- a CDS encoding PIG-L deacetylase family protein: MIRLGAGRLDRIVAVGAHCDDIAIGAGGTLLTLCQARPGIRVDALVLSGGGGEREQEEQAALAAFCPGADLRLTVLKLPDGQLPAHWEEAKAAVEELRLRTDPDLVLAPRTEDAHQDHRGLAQLIPTAFRDHLVLGYEIVKWDGDLGRLAAYQPLSPEIAERKVRLLQEHYPSQRHRPWYDREAFLGLARIRGIESHARYAEAFDVTKLTLNLGE; encoded by the coding sequence GTGATCCGGCTCGGGGCCGGGCGCCTGGACCGGATCGTCGCAGTGGGCGCGCACTGCGACGACATCGCCATCGGCGCCGGTGGCACGCTGCTGACGCTGTGCCAGGCGCGGCCGGGCATCCGCGTCGACGCGCTGGTGCTCTCCGGCGGTGGCGGCGAGCGGGAGCAGGAGGAGCAGGCCGCGCTCGCCGCCTTCTGCCCGGGTGCCGACCTGCGGCTGACCGTGCTCAAGTTGCCGGACGGCCAGCTGCCGGCACATTGGGAGGAGGCCAAGGCCGCGGTCGAGGAACTGCGCCTGCGCACCGATCCGGATCTCGTGCTGGCCCCGCGCACCGAGGACGCGCACCAGGATCACCGCGGCCTGGCGCAGCTCATACCCACCGCGTTCCGCGACCACCTCGTGCTCGGCTACGAGATCGTCAAGTGGGACGGCGATCTCGGCCGTCTCGCCGCGTACCAGCCGCTGTCGCCGGAGATCGCCGAACGGAAGGTGCGGCTGCTGCAGGAGCACTACCCCTCGCAACGGCACCGGCCCTGGTACGACCGGGAGGCCTTCCTCGGGCTGGCCCGGATCCGCGGCATCGAAAGCCACGCGCGCTACGCCGAAGCGTTCGACGTCACCAAACTCACTCTGAACCTGGGGGAATGA
- a CDS encoding glucose-1-phosphate cytidylyltransferase: protein MKVVLFCGGYGLRMRNGASDDVPKPMAMVGPRPLIWHVMRYYAHYGHTEFILCLGYGAHHIKDFFLNYEETTSNDFVLRGGQTELLSADIASWTITFVQTGIESPIGERLRRVRHHLDGDEMFLANYADVLTDAPLPEMIDRFARRDAGASMMVVPPQSSFHCVDLGDDGLVGGITAVSDLPLWENGGYFVLRQEVFDHIPENGDLVADGCTQLAKRGRLVAHQHRGFWKPTDTVKERAALDEAYARGDRPWAVWERGGTGAGAASGVGSGARA, encoded by the coding sequence ATGAAGGTCGTACTGTTCTGCGGCGGCTACGGACTGCGGATGCGCAACGGAGCCTCCGACGACGTGCCCAAGCCGATGGCCATGGTCGGCCCGCGGCCGCTGATCTGGCACGTCATGCGCTACTACGCGCACTACGGGCACACGGAGTTCATCCTGTGTCTCGGGTACGGGGCCCACCACATCAAGGACTTCTTCCTCAACTACGAGGAGACGACGTCCAACGACTTCGTGCTGCGGGGCGGGCAGACCGAGTTGCTGTCCGCCGACATCGCCTCCTGGACGATCACGTTCGTGCAGACCGGCATCGAGTCACCGATCGGGGAGCGGCTGCGCCGGGTACGGCACCACCTGGACGGCGACGAGATGTTCCTCGCCAACTACGCCGACGTGCTCACCGATGCCCCGCTGCCAGAGATGATCGACCGGTTCGCCCGGCGCGACGCCGGTGCCTCGATGATGGTGGTGCCACCGCAGTCCTCGTTCCACTGCGTGGACCTGGGCGATGACGGCCTGGTGGGGGGCATCACCGCGGTGAGCGATCTGCCGCTGTGGGAGAACGGCGGCTACTTCGTGCTCCGCCAGGAGGTCTTCGACCACATCCCGGAGAACGGCGACCTGGTCGCCGACGGATGCACCCAGCTCGCCAAGCGCGGACGGTTGGTGGCGCACCAGCACCGCGGCTTCTGGAAGCCGACCGACACCGTGAAGGAGCGGGCCGCGCTGGACGAGGCCTACGCCCGGGGCGACCGGCCGTGGGCCGTGTGGGAACGGGGCGGCACGGGGGCGGGTGCGGCCAGCGGAGTCGGCTCTGGAGCGAGGGCGTGA
- a CDS encoding class I SAM-dependent methyltransferase, producing MTRCRLCGSAALESVVDLGATPPCESFLTADQLDQPEPTYPLHLRVCTDCWLAQIPPLITPEETFTQYAYFSSYSASWVEHARTFVADTVERLGLGTDAFVVEVASNDGYLLKHMVDRRIRCLGIEPSVNVGAAAREAGVPTLTEFLDPATGAAVRAEHGPADLVVANNVYAHIPDVVGFTRGLRALVADDGWVSIEVQHLLTLIEENQYDTIYHEHFQYYTVASAARALASGGLALVDVELLPTHGGSIRLWARPVEVAGEPTHGVSPAHGDSPARTKPSVGEEPRAWGRVADVLDREKAAGLQELSGYTEFSARVAKVRRDLLRFLIEAAERGETVVGYGAPGKGNTLLNHCGIRPDLLPYTVDRNPYKHGRFTPGTRIPILAPEQIAADRPDYVLVLPWNLRAELVEQLSFVHAWGGRLVFPVPELSIVEVES from the coding sequence ATGACACGATGCCGACTCTGCGGCTCGGCGGCGCTGGAGAGCGTCGTCGATCTTGGGGCGACTCCGCCCTGTGAGAGCTTTCTCACCGCGGACCAATTGGACCAGCCGGAGCCGACATACCCGCTGCACCTGCGGGTCTGCACCGACTGCTGGCTCGCACAGATCCCTCCGCTGATCACGCCGGAGGAGACGTTCACGCAGTACGCCTACTTCTCCTCCTACTCGGCCTCCTGGGTGGAGCACGCACGCACGTTCGTCGCCGACACCGTGGAGCGGTTGGGTCTCGGCACCGACGCCTTCGTGGTCGAGGTCGCGAGCAACGACGGGTACCTGCTGAAGCACATGGTCGACCGCAGGATCCGCTGTCTCGGCATCGAGCCCTCGGTGAACGTCGGCGCCGCGGCGCGGGAGGCGGGTGTGCCCACGCTCACGGAGTTCCTGGACCCGGCCACCGGCGCCGCCGTCCGCGCCGAGCACGGCCCGGCGGACCTCGTCGTGGCCAACAACGTGTACGCGCACATCCCCGACGTGGTCGGGTTCACCCGGGGGCTGCGCGCCCTGGTCGCCGACGACGGCTGGGTCTCCATCGAGGTGCAGCACCTGCTGACCCTGATCGAAGAGAACCAGTACGACACGATCTACCACGAGCACTTCCAGTACTACACGGTCGCGTCCGCGGCCCGGGCGCTGGCGAGCGGCGGACTTGCGCTGGTGGACGTCGAACTGCTGCCCACGCACGGCGGCTCCATCCGGCTGTGGGCCCGACCGGTCGAGGTCGCCGGCGAGCCGACCCATGGAGTGTCCCCTGCTCATGGGGATTCCCCCGCGCGAACGAAGCCGAGCGTGGGCGAGGAGCCGAGGGCCTGGGGAAGGGTGGCCGACGTACTGGACCGCGAGAAGGCCGCCGGGCTGCAGGAGCTGTCCGGGTACACCGAGTTCTCCGCTCGGGTGGCCAAGGTGCGCCGGGACCTGCTGCGGTTCCTCATCGAGGCGGCCGAGCGCGGCGAGACGGTCGTCGGCTACGGCGCCCCGGGCAAGGGCAACACCCTGCTCAACCACTGCGGCATCCGGCCCGACCTGCTCCCGTACACGGTCGACCGCAACCCCTACAAGCACGGCAGGTTCACCCCGGGCACCCGCATCCCGATCCTTGCGCCCGAGCAGATAGCCGCCGACCGGCCGGACTACGTCCTCGTCCTCCCGTGGAACCTGCGGGCCGAGTTGGTCGAGCAGCTGTCCTTCGTGCACGCCTGGGGCGGCCGACTGGTCTTTCCCGTACCGGAACTGAGCATTGTCGAGGTCGAGTCATGA
- a CDS encoding glycosyltransferase, with the protein MHVLVVHNRYASAQPSGENKVVDQEVALLRGAGHRVELFERRSDDIAARSLLGKAAVPLLVPWNPAVRTELTARLRTERPDVVHVHNVFPLLSPAVLAACADAGVPVVATLHNYTQVCPPGTLQRGGRPCTECVGSAPLPAVRHGCYRNSRLATVPLAVSLSVNRRRWWSSVERFLCISAAQRDVLVRAGMPPGRLAVKHNFVPEPGVRRSGAGEQLLYLGRLAEAKGVRLLMAAWDEIAADGGVGVPLVVAGTGPLEREVAAWAAGRDDVRYVGLYGPEQCRQAIARSVAVVAPSTWLEAFGLVVVEAMAAGVPAVAAGHGAFVELVEDGVTGLLHRPGDPDSLASCLRRITAESARNRAMGQAARRRYEQDFSPAVGLERLVDEYRSAIAGRSGGGDGLPPGGDEHTGSRRVQPRERDGGSR; encoded by the coding sequence ATGCACGTCCTCGTGGTGCACAACCGCTACGCCTCGGCGCAGCCGAGCGGGGAGAACAAGGTCGTCGACCAGGAGGTGGCGCTGCTGCGCGGGGCCGGCCACCGGGTCGAGCTGTTCGAGCGGCGCAGCGACGACATCGCCGCCCGGTCCCTGCTGGGCAAGGCCGCGGTACCGCTGCTGGTGCCGTGGAATCCGGCGGTCCGCACGGAGCTCACCGCCCGGCTTCGTACCGAGCGGCCGGACGTGGTGCACGTCCACAACGTCTTCCCGCTCCTGTCGCCGGCAGTGCTGGCCGCCTGCGCCGACGCCGGCGTGCCCGTCGTGGCCACACTGCACAACTACACCCAGGTCTGCCCGCCCGGCACGCTGCAGCGGGGCGGCCGACCGTGCACCGAGTGCGTCGGGTCCGCGCCGCTGCCCGCCGTCCGGCACGGCTGCTACCGGAACTCCCGGCTGGCGACCGTACCGCTCGCGGTCAGCCTGTCGGTCAACCGGCGGCGGTGGTGGTCCAGCGTGGAGCGGTTCCTCTGCATCTCCGCGGCGCAGCGCGACGTCCTGGTGCGGGCCGGCATGCCACCCGGGCGGCTGGCGGTGAAGCACAACTTCGTGCCCGAACCGGGTGTCCGCCGATCGGGTGCCGGCGAACAGCTGCTCTATCTCGGCCGGCTCGCAGAGGCCAAGGGCGTGCGGCTGCTCATGGCCGCGTGGGACGAGATCGCCGCTGACGGTGGTGTGGGTGTGCCGCTCGTGGTCGCCGGCACGGGGCCGTTGGAGCGAGAAGTGGCTGCCTGGGCGGCGGGCCGGGACGACGTGCGGTACGTCGGCCTGTACGGCCCCGAGCAGTGCCGGCAGGCCATCGCGCGGTCGGTCGCCGTGGTGGCTCCCTCCACGTGGCTGGAGGCGTTCGGCCTGGTGGTCGTGGAGGCGATGGCGGCGGGGGTCCCGGCCGTCGCCGCCGGCCACGGCGCCTTCGTCGAACTCGTCGAGGACGGGGTGACCGGGCTGTTGCACCGGCCGGGCGATCCCGACTCGCTCGCGTCCTGCTTGCGCCGGATCACGGCCGAGTCGGCCCGCAACCGGGCGATGGGCCAGGCGGCCCGGCGCCGTTACGAGCAGGACTTCAGCCCGGCCGTCGGGCTGGAACGCCTGGTGGACGAGTACCGCTCCGCGATCGCGGGTCGGTCCGGCGGCGGGGACGGCCTGCCGCCGGGAGGGGACGAACACACTGGCTCGCGGCGGGTACAGCCGCGCGAGCGGGATGGGGGCAGTAGATGA